From Triticum urartu cultivar G1812 chromosome 2, Tu2.1, whole genome shotgun sequence, a single genomic window includes:
- the LOC125538720 gene encoding SUPPRESSOR OF GAMMA RESPONSE 1-like: protein MEEPFIVTGKIIATMIRNGELVPEAGMECPNCEHRIDNSDVSSQWPGLPIGVKFDPTDLELLGHLEGKIGRAMSHVLIDDFIPTIEMAEGICYTHPENLPGVRLDGVASHFFHKICNAYDVGTRKRRKISNSDYNVCDEHLRWHKTGKSRHILDNNGDIKGWKKIMVLRKGGYKAEKTNWTMHQYHLGVDENEKDGELVVCKVFFQLPSEKAGQSVMFAVDEESDSFAVKIDPTTPMTYAPQPCRPNGSPSETEQNQEEEEFRQSAVRGAAEWLAGTSSHAVDDVALPALDEHPSRGGTPDAAYPEKQHLPLVDTDALQGFPDLGTSPHFSSLADMQFDSLDCFNSWLDRM, encoded by the exons ATGGAAGA GCCATTCATTGTTACTGGCAAGATAATTGCTACGATGATAAGAAACGGGGAATTGGTTCCAGAAGCAGGGATGGAGTGCCCAAACTGCGAACATCGCATTGATAATAGTGAT GTTTCATCACAGTGGCCAGGACTCCCTATTGGTGTTAAATTTGATCCAACGGATCTTGAACTGCTTGGACATTTAGAAGGCAAGATTGGCAGGGCAATGTCCCATGTACTAATAGATGATTTTATTCCAACCATAGAGATGGCGGAAGGAATCTGCTACACACATCCGGAAAATCTCCCTG GTGTCAGATTAGACGGGGTCGCCAGTCATTTCTTCcacaaaatatgtaatgcctatgatgtTGGCACGCGCAAGCGTCGCAAGATTAGCAACAGCGACTACAATGTTTGTGATGAGCATCTCAGATGGCACAAGACTGGAAAATCCAGACATATCTTAGATAATAATGGTGACATAAAAGGGTGGAAGAAAATAATGGTTCTTAGGAAAGGAGGTTACAAGGCAGAAAAGACTAACTGGACGATGCATCAGTATCACCTTGGGGTAGATGAAAATGAAAAGGATGGGGAGCTTGTTGTTTGCAAAGTCTTCTTTCAGTTGCCGTCAGAGAAAGCTGGGCAGTCTGTAATGTTCGCTGTTGATGAAGAATCCGATTCATTTGCTGTGAAAATCGATCCTACAACCCCAATGACATACGCTCCGCAGCCTTGTCGCCCAAACGGTAGTCCATCCGAAACCGAGCAGAATCAG GAGGAGGAAGAGTTCCGCCAGTCAGCTGTTCGGGGAGCCGCCGAATGGCTTGCTGGAACCTCGTCGCACGCCGTTGATGACGTAGCGCTGCCTGCCCTGGATGAACACCCGTCACGCGGCGGAACCCCGGACGCCGCCTACCCTGAGAAGCAGCATCTGCCTCTTGTTGACACGGACGCGCTCCAAGGGTTCCCTGACCTCGGAACGTCTCCGCATTTCTCCTCTCTGGCC GACATGCAGTTTGACTCGCTGGATTGCTTCAACAGCTGGCTGGACCGCATGTAG